The Candidatus Defluviibacterium haderslevense DNA window TAAGAAGGGTATTTGGATAAGTGAATTTAGGATTGAGTCTGGGTTGAATTGTGGTGGTCATGCTTTTGCAACTGATGGTTATCTTATGGGGCCTATATTAGAGGAATTCAAACAAAAAAAACAAGAACTTATTTTATCACTATTTGAATTATATAATCCAGTACAAGAAAGTAAATCTGGTATAAAATTGACTAACCCACCTCCTATAATTTTCTCAGCACAAGGTGGGATAGGCACTTCTGGAGAAGATGCTTTTTTACATCAGTATTATCATATAGAGAGTACTGGTTGGGGGACTCCATTTTTATTGGTTCCTGAAGCAACAACTGTTGATGAATCTACCCTTGATTTATTGAGTTCTTCAATGGAACAGGATTTGGTTTTAAGTAATAATTCACCATTAGGTGTTCGTTTTTATAATTTAAAAGGAACTACTTCAGAAAGAGAAAAGTTAATGCGAATAAATAAAGGAAAACCTGGAAGTCCTTGTACTGAAAAGCATTTAGCTTTTAATACAGAATTTTCTACTGAACCTATTTGCGTAGCTTCTCATAAATATCAAAAGTTAAAAATCAAACAAATCCAATCCTTACAATTACCAACCATTGAATATAATAAACAAGTCAAGGATGTGACTGATAAAGAATGTTTGTGTATTGGTTTATGTAATTCTGCTGCAATAAAGTACAAACATACATTCGTTAAAAAACTAAATGCTGTAACCATATGTCCCGGTCCAAATATTGTACATTTTTCGAAAGTGGTTTCTTTGCAAACCATGGTTGATCATATTTATGGTAGACAAAATATTATTACTAATGCTAAGAGAGCTAATATGTTTATCAATGAATTAAATTTATATAAGGCTTACTTAAAAGAACAATTGGAAGAAGAAATTTTACCAGATTTGCGCGCTAAAAGAAGTAAATACCTTACAAATTTTTATCAAAATTTAAAAAATGGCATTGCCTATTATCATCAACTTTCTGATAAATTTGAATTGAAACGTATTGAATTTGTAAACGCGCTTATTGACATTGAATTTGAATTGAGTGTTTTATATTCTAAATACGAAATGAGTATTTAGTGGATTTAATAGTTTAACCACATTTGTCGGAATTATCTAACCATTTACACTCTAATGTGATTTATATCATGCCAAAGTTTATATTTTTTCAAATTTAGCTTGAAAGAATCTTAGATACTTAGGTTCATAAACCATTTTCATACCATTAAGTTTTTGTCTTTTTTCATAAACCCTTGCTGCAGATTCTGCGATGACATCCATGTGAGCTTGAGTGTACACTCGACGTGGAATGGTAAATCTTACCAACTCTAATTTTGGAAAATAGTTATCGCCATTTGCCTTTCGACCTGCAGAAACAATACCTCTTTCCATAGTTCTAACGCCTGAATCTAAATAAATTTCAGCTGCTAATGTTTGAGCAGGAAATTGTTCTTGTTTGATATGTGGTAAGAATTTTTTTGCATCTACAAATATGCCATGGCCACCAATGGGTTTTACAATAGGAATGTCATATTGTAACATTTTCTCACCTAGATAAATGACTTGGCCGACTCTAGCTTTTATGTGTTCATCACTTACACTTTCACCAATGCCAATGGCCATTGCTTCCATATCTCTTCCAGCAAGTCCGCCATAGGTATGAAGGCCTTCATAAACAACTACCATATTGCGCGCTTCTTCAAAAATATCCCATTCGTTTACTGCGAGGAAACCACCAATGTTGACCAGTGCATCTTTCTTAGCACTCATCGTAGCCCCATCAGTATAGGAACATATTTCTTTGACTATTTCTTTTATTGTTTTATGTTCATATCCTTTTTCTTTTTGCTGAATAAAATAAGCATTTTCAGCGACTCTGGTCATGTCATGGATAATACGGATCTTGTGTTTTTTGGTCAGCGCTCGTAGTTCTTTTAAATTTTTCATACTGATGGGTTGACCGCCAGCCATATTTACACTGGTAGCCATACTTACATAGGGAATTTTCTTAGCGCCGTGTTTTTTTATTAATGCTTCAAGTTTATTAAGATCCACATTGCCTTTGAAGGGAAATTCATTTTCTGAATCATGGGCTTCATCGATAATGATATCTTGGAATGTGCCGCCTGCTAATTCCTGATGTAGGCGAGTTGTGGTAAAATACATATTGCCGGGAATGATGTCACCTTTTTTAATTAGGATTTTCGAAAGGATGTTTTCAGCACCGCGGCCTTGATGTGTTGGAATTAAATATTTATAGCCATAAACATCTTTGACCACTTCTTCCAGGTGATAAAAATTTCGACTACCAGCATAAGCTTCATCTCCCATCATCATTCCAGCCCATTGTCGATCACTCATTGCTGAGGTCCCACTATCCGTTAGTAAATCTATGTATACATCTTCGGACTTTAATAAAAAAGTATTATATCCGGCTTCTTTCATTGCTTTTTTTCTCTGAGATGGAGTAGTCATCTTGAGCAATTCAACCATTTTAATTTTGTAGGGTTCTGCCCAACTATGTTTGATATGTTTCATGATATTTATTTTTTTTAAATTGGCTTTAATTTAGCAGTAAAATGTCGGAGTAATGGTGCCTCTTCCGTAATTTGAAGTCCATGAATGGTATCGCGCTTTTTAAATACTTCAATGATGACTTCAGATACATAATCAATATGACTTTGGGTGTATACTCTTCTTGGAATGGCTAATCGAACGAGTTCTAAAGGTGCTGGAATTAGTTTATGTAAGGCGTCGTATTTTCCGAACATCAGAGAACCAATTTCTACACCCCTTACCCCACCTTCTAAATATAATGCCCCTACTAGAGCTTGACCTGGATATTGGTCTACTGGGATATGTGGTAACATGGCTTTCGCATCTAAATATACAGCATGTCCTCCTGCTGGTTGCATAACAGGTACTCCTGCCGCCATTAATTTTTGAGTCAGGTATTCTATACTTCTAATTCGGTATTGCAGATAGTTTTCATCCATGACTTCATTTAGTCCTATAGCAATAGCTTCCAGATCTCTACCAGCCAGTCCACCGTATGTTGGGAAGCCTTCTGTAATCACTAAGAGGTTTCTACATTGCATGGCTAGATCTTTATTATGCATAGCCAGAAAACCGCCTATATTTGCAAACGCATCTTTTTTGGCGCTCATGGTGCATCCATCTGCATAAGAGAACAATTCATGTGCAATTTCTGGAATGGATTTATGAGCGTATTCAGCTTCTCTTAATTTAATAAAATAGGAGTTTTCAGCGAACCGACAAGCATCAATATAAAGCGGAATATTATAGCTGGTGCATATTGCTTTTACATCTTTAATATTTTGCATGCTAACGGGTTGTCCACCTCCTGAATTGTTCGTGACGGTTATCATCACGAGCGGAATATTCGAAGCACCTTTCTCTTCGATGAATTTTTTTAGTGCAACTACATCCATGTTGCCTTTGAATGGAGCAGGAATGGATGGATGTTTTCCCTCTTCACATAATAAGTCTACACCGATGGCCCCCGAATATTCAATGTTGGCTCTTGTGGTATCAAACAAAGTATTACTAACAAAATATTTTCCTGGACCCCCAAGTATACTAAAAAGAATTTTTTCGGCAGCTCGGCCCTGATGTGTAGGGATGACCAAAGGCATTCCGGTGATTTTTTGTACTGTTTCTTCAAATCTGAAAAAACTCGGACTACCAGCATAAGATTCATCGCCTTGCATAATACCAGCCCATTGATTACTGCTCATTGCGCTAGTACCGCTATCTGTTAATAGATCAATGATGACATCAGTAGAATGGATTAGAAATGGATTATAAAAGGCTTGTTCTAAAATCTCTTTTCGTTGTTTTTCAGTATTGAAAAAAATGGGTTCTACGGATTTGATTTTGAAGGGTTCTATAATGGTTTTCATAAATGATATGGGATAAATAATTATTAAAACGTATTAAAAACTACAATCAAATAGGTCGAATAAAAAGTTTTTATTAGCTATTATTGAGTCATATATTATGGTCAAAGGTACATCCTATGCCATTGATTTCAATTTAAAATAAGTTATTATTTTATTTATGATTGATTTATTTGCATCTTTGATTGAAGCTATTATTTGTGTTAATCAAATAATATTTAAAAGTTTATTTATATGAATAAACTAAATAGGTTATAACTGTATTTTAAAATTTTTGAGTTAATGAAATTTCGAGTAAAGTTGCTTTCGGAAAAAGTATATTATTTTCAAGGTGAACATGAATATGTAAGTCTTGTTCGAATTCATCAAGTTTGGCATATAATGCTTTAAAAGTGTTGCAAGCACCAATGGGTGGATTGTAATGGTTACTTAATTGATCTATTTCTTTTAGCATGTTTCCTACTTGTTCATGTTCTTGTTGCATCATATGAATTGGATTCAGTATTGGTCCAAATGGAGGAATGGGTTTTTGAGAATGATTCTTATCTGCGACAACGCAATTTTTAATATATGGAAAGAGGACCATCTCTTCTTTAGCCATATGCGATTTCAGTTCTTCAGCGACATGCTTGAATATATTTTCAATTTGTACTACCTCAGGATAGGATGTTCCGTGAACCTTAGATACTTTTGAGGCATATTCATCGATTAATGTCAAGGAATTTTTAACATAGGTGTGATGATTATTAATAATGTAATCAATGAGAAAATCCAATTCCCAGAGATTGTAATTTTGTGAAGGAACTAAAAAGTCATCTATGTTTTTTAATTCTTGTAAAAGTTCATTGATGTTTATGTTTTTATTTTCACATGCCTTTTCAATGGAAATGCCACCACCGCAACAAAAATCTATACCAAATTTTTTAAACACATGGGCTGATTTTATATTCTTAGATACGATATCTGCAATGGTTAATGTTTCTTCTATTTTCATTTTTATCTGTATTTTATAGAGGATGAATATTTTGTTATAATGCAAAGGTATAGTGATATAACGACCTGAATTATGATTGGAATCATATTATAAGAGTAAAGTGTCTTAAAAGGTCTGATTTTATTTTTATATCATACTTGATGCAGATCAAGTTATAATATGTAGTATATCCATTATAGATTGAAAGCATAACCTAATATTATTGTGAATCTGATATTTTTGATTATTGAGTTTTGAACATATTCGGATTATAAATATGAACTTATTTTTGAATTTGGTTTCCAATTATTATGAATTTATGACTTTAAAATAAAGAATTTTTTAGTATGGTGAATAAAAAATAGCATGTTGAATTAGATACATAGTTTCAAGTTTAATGATTGTTTAACTAATAGATTGTCAATAGGATATTAATAGATGATCATTAAATTTATAGCTTTTTTACTTCATTTTAGGAAGAGTTTAAAGTATTCATTTGTAAAAATATTTTAAAAAATGTTTGGAAAATGAAAATTGTTTTTATATTTGGGTCAAAATAGTCTTAAATATTATCGAATTTGAAAGTATTATCCAAGGCAACAATTTATGGTTTAAGGGCTTTGATTTATGTAGCTACCAAGAGTGACGGGGATCGTTATGTGAATATTGGAGAGATTTCCACGGAGTTGGATATTTCTTTTCATTTTCTGACGAAAACGTTTCAGGTTTTGACTCAGAATGGAATTTTGGAATCACATAGGGGACCACACGGAGGGGTTTTATTGAAGAAGCCAATGGATCAAATATTTTTAATCGATTTGGTACATATTTTGGAGGGACAAGATTTTTTTTCAAAATGTTTATTGGGACTTCCCGGTTGTGGTTCGAAGGAACCTTGTCCGGTACACAATTTTTGGAAAGAGGTTAAGGGATCTTTAGAGATTGAGTTTAGGAAAACTTCATTGGCTTTTTTGGCTGAAAACATTCAAAAAGGAAAAATGAGATTATAAATGTGAATCCTTTTTTTTAACTATATTTAAGATAAATTAGTCTTAAATAAAATCAAATTTATTCTTACAAGAAAAATCAATTGTTATGGAATCAAATGGACAAAATGGACAACATGAACAAAGTGGAACTACCGCTACTAAGAACATGAGCTATATTATGAATACCAAAAATTGGCGAGGGCCGCTTATATTTATTTTGATTATTAGTATATTAGGTGTCGGCATGATCGGCTATCAAACTTATGTTGATGCGCCGCCAATGACGGGTTTTAAAGATCAAAATGGGCGAGTTGTTATGGATCAAAAAACCATTGAACGGGGTCAAGAAGTATTTCATAATTATGCATTGATGGAATACGGTAGTTTCTTTGGAGATGGTGCTCAACGAGGTCCTGATTTTACTGCGGAAGCATTGCATGAGATGACTTTAGCTATGAATCGTTTTTATGTTGAGGAATTTAAATCAAAAACTGGTAAAGACCCAACAGCAAGTGATATCAGCCAAATTAAAGAGCAAGTTAAATTAGAATTAAAGCAAAATCATTACGATAAGGCGGAGAATATTGTTGCTTTGTCTGCGGCTCAGTCTTATGCATTAGCTGAAGTTCAAAAATATTATACCGATATATTCATTGATAAGAATACAGGTTCTGGTTTCCCTCCTAAAGATTATATAAAAAGCAGACAAGAAACGGCTGATTTGGGTTCGTTTTTTTTCTGGGGTGCATGGGTTTGTGTAACAGAAAGACCTGGTACCAATTTTAGTTATACACACAATTGGCCCTACGACCCAGGTGCTGGTAATACACCAACTTCTCCGGTTATTTTATGGAGTGTTTTGGGTTTATTGGCTTTTGTTTTAATGTGTGGAATTGTCCTATATTTCATTGGTCAATACAATCAACTACCTAATAAATTTTTCAAACCGCCTAAAAGAGATTTGTTTACAATTGCTAGAGTAGCGGCCTTTAAACCAACACCTACTCAAAGAGCAACATTCAAATTTTTCTTTGTTGCAATTTTATTATTCTTTTTACAAGTTTCTAGTGGTCTGATAACAATCAATGATTTTTTAAATTGGTTGGGCTATATTGGCATTCATATTACGGATGATGTACCTGTTACCATTTCTAGAAGTTGGCATTTAATGTTATCCTTATATTGGATTTCAACTTGTTGGATTGCTTCATCTATTTTTATATTGCCCATACTTTCTAAAAAGGAATTACCTGGACAACTTCGTAACATTAATATTTTATTTGTTTTATTATTTGTTTTAGTTGGAGGTTCTTTATTAGGTATGGTTATGGGTCCATTAGGATTAATGGGAAAAATGAATTATTGGTTGGGTCATCAAGGTTGGGAATTTGTTGATTTTGGTAAAGCATATCAAGTATTATTGATGGGTATTTTTATACTATGGGGCATTATTGTTTATAAAGGGATTAAACCAGCATTTGTTAAAGGTGAACCATGGAATCTTCCCAACTGGATTATGTATTCTGTAATAGGAATCCCGTTACTTTTTTTATCAGGCTTTGTTGCAAAACCAGAAACGAATTTTGTGATTGCAGATTTTTGGAGATGGATGGTGGTGCATATGTGGGTTGAAGCTTTTTTTGAAGTGTTCATAACCGTTATTGTCAGTTACTTAATGGTATTGATGGGCTTAGTAAGTAGGCAAGCGGCTATTAGAGTAGTTTATTTCGCCACTATATTATTTTTAGGCACTGGATTATTAGGTATTTCACATAATTTTTATTGGAATGCAAAACCAGTAGCAACAATGGCATTGGGAAGTGTATTTTCTACACTGCAGTTTGTACCATTAATTTTATTGACTGTTGAAGCATGGCGTTTTAAAAATATGCCTACTATGGCAGTAGGTGATGTTGCACATAGTGAGTTACAAGGTTTTGGTTTTCCAGCAGTGTTCAAATTTTTAATTGCTGTGAATTTTTGGAATTTTTTTGGTGCAGGGGTACTTGGTATTATTATTAATCTGCCTATTATGAATTATTTTGAACATGGCACATATCTTACGGTTAATCATGCTCACGCAGCATTAATGGGCGTGTATGGTAATATTTCAATAGCTGCTTTGCTTTTTGCATCAAGACTAATTATAAAGGATCATCGATGGAATGACAAAGTAGTTAATTTTTCTTTTTGGTCTATCAATGCAGGTCTTATGTTAATGGTTGTTTTGGATCTTTTTCCAGCAGGATCGATACAGTTTAAAGCAGTTGTAGAACAAGGTCTTTGGTATGGAAGATCTTCAGAATTTATGGATTTCGGCGTGTTTAAGTCTTTGACATGGTTAAGAGGGATTGGTGCTTCAGTATTTTTCTTTGGTGGGGTTATTCCTTTAACTTGGTTCATTGTATCTCGTATTAATTCATTGAAGTCCAAGACCTATGATATTCAATTGATGGATGAAGTGATCACGCCTCAATTAGCAGATGTAAGTGTAAATGAAGAAGTAGTTAATGTATAATATTGAAAACTTTTGCGATAAAGTTATTATCATGTAATATTTAATTTTTTGCTTATTCATTTATATGAATAAATATAAATAGTTTGAATGATAAAATTAGTAATTAAAAGAAATGGTGCATACCATCCTTATTTATCTTTTAAAATTGAGGATGCGATCCAAAAAGCTTTTCAAGGACAAAAGCAAAAGACTGACATTCATGTATTAAATGCAGTGTTTAAAAAGTTAGAAGAAAAGTCTATTTGGGCAGTTGAAGATATTCAGGATATTATAGAAAAAGAGTTGTTTGATAAACATCACTTTGAAACCATGCGCGCGTTCATGTTGCATCGTCATACTCGTAAAATGCAACGTGAACACGTTGGTGGTTTAAATCAAGATACCACCTATATTGATTGTTCTCAAACCATTGAAGAGTATGTTTTTCAAAAAGACTGGAGAATTAATGCAAATGCAAATACTTCCTATTCCAGTGCTGGATTGATCAATAACGTAGCAGGAAAAGTGATTGCTAATTATTGGTTGGATAAAGTTTATTCAAAGGAAGAGGGATTCGCTCATCGCAATGCAGATTTACATATTCATGATCTCGATTGTCTTACGGGTTATTGCGCTGGATGGAGTTTGCGCATATTGTTGAATGATGGATTTAATGGTGTTAGAGGTCGCGTTGAAAGTAAACCTCCTTCACACTTCAGAGAGGCCTTAGGGCAAATGGCTAATTTTTTAGGAATATTACAAAGTGAATGGGCAGGAGCTCAAGCCTTTAGTTCATTTGATACGTATTTGGCGCCTTATGTTTTCAAGGATAATCTTTCTTTTGATGAAGTTCTAAAAGCTATCAGAAGTTTTGTTTACAATTTAAATGTGCCAGCGAGATGGGGTCAATCGCCTTTTACGAATATTACTTTAGATTGGGTAGTTCCTGAAGATTTAAAAGAGCAAATTCCAACTAAAAATAATCGTCATCTTTTTGAAAATATTAAATCAAACGATTTAATGATCAAAGCCAAAGCAATTGGTGTAGATCATTTAACTGATTTGTCTTATAAACACTTTCAGAAGGAAATGAATATCATTAACAAGGCATATTATACCGTAATGACTGAGGGCGATTCGAATGGTCAACCGTTTACATTTCCAATTCCTACTGTTAATATCACGGAAGATTTTGATTGGTATGGCGAGAATACGGATCTATTGTTTGAAAACACAGCAAAAGTTGGCTCCTCTTATTTTCAAAATTTTATTGGCAGTCAATATACCTATGATCAACAAGGAAATAAATTGGAAAATCCAAATGCATATAAACCTAATGCCATTAGAAGTATGTGTTGTAGATTACAATTAGACCTTCGCGAATTATTAAAACGTGGAAATGGCCTATTTGGTAGTGCAGAGATGACTGGAAGTATTGGAGTGGTTACCATAAATATGGCGCGATTGGGATATTTATTTAAAGGTGATAAAGAAGGGTTAATAAATCGACTTGATCAATTGTTGGATTTTGCAAAATCTAGTTTAGAAAAAAAGAGATTATTTATTCAAGAACTTTTTGATCGTGGATTATACCCTTATACTAAGCGCTATTTGCCACATTTAAGAAATCATTTTTCAACAATAGGGGTTAATGGTATCAATGAAATGATTCGCAATTTTTCCGATGATAAATATAATATCATTCATCATGAAGGTTATGAGTTTTCAATTCAAGTACTCGATCATATTAGAAAACGTATTACATCATTTCAAGAGGAATCTGGAAATTTATATAATTTAGAAGCTACACCTGCAGAGGGGACAACTTATCGATTTGCTAAAGAAGATAAAAAAAGATACCCAGATATTTTGCAAGCAGGACACAATGAAAATGTTTATTACACCAATAGTTCGCAGATTCCAGTCAATCACACAGATGATCCATTTGAAGCATTAATGCTCCAGGATGAAATGCAATGTAAGTATACCGGCGGGACAGTTTTACATCTATACATGCGAGAAAAAGTAAGCTCCCCAGAGGCTTGTCGTAATCTCGTTCGAAAGGTAATTTCAAATTTTAGATTGCCATACATAACCGTGACACCAGTATTTAGTGTTTGTAAAACGCATGGTTATCTTTCAGGAGAACATTCCTATTGTCCTGCTTGTGATGATATATTATTAAATAGTCTATTAACCGATTTAAAAACTCAAAAAAATGGATAATAATCAACAACAAACACTTTTAGATTTGAATGAAGAAAAACGTAGCAAATGCCTCGTTTTCACTAGAGTGATGGGTTATCACAGACCTATAGAAAGTTTTAATACGGGTAAAAAAGGGGAACACAAAGAGCGTATTCCATTTGTTGAAAAAAAGTGGTGTGAGTAAGCCTATTTATCATATTACACCTTTTACTTTATTAGATTATCCAGATAAGACGGCTTGTATTATTTGGTTTGCCGGTTGTAATATGCGGTGTAAATATTGTTATAATATTGATATTGTAAAGGGGAAGGGGCATTTTAGATATGAAGATGTCTTGCCTTTTATCGAGTCCAGAAAAAATTTATTAGATGGTGTTGTTTTAAGTGGAGGGGAATGCACCATGCATGCTGATGTAATTCCTTTTGTTGAGGATATAAAAAAGCGAAATATGTTAGTTAAAGTCGATACCAACGGATCCAATCCAAAAGTGCTTGAAAAATTATTGTCTGCTAACCTTGTTGATTATGTAGCATTGGATTTTAAGGCATTGGCTAAAAATTTTTATCATGTAACCCAATCTGATTTATTTACTAAGTTTGAGAAATCATTGAATATATTGCTTTCAGCTTCAATTCCTTTTGAAGTCAGAACTACTTTTCATTCTACTTTACTAGAGTTGGATGAATTAATTAGTATGGTTCATTATTTGGGGAATAAAAAATACAAGGGTATTTATTATATACAGCATTTTTTAAATCATTGTGAGACCCTTGGCGATGTGGGTAATGATTATAGGAGAGTGCGTGTCGAAGATTTAAAGTCGGATCTTGTTCATGTTGTGGTAAGAAATTAGCTTGCTAGAAAAAAACCTGTATCTTATTATGGTATGTTGTGAATCAAAATGGATCATACAATTGTGATTATTGTTAAAACCAATTTAATTTTGAAAAATAATTTAATTTTTTAAAAATTAAATTAAAATGTTTCCAAATTCAGAATGAAGGTTATAGATTTGCCTTATAAAGATAAAAAGGTCTTTAAATATTAAATTACTAAACTAAAACATTATTTTATGAAATTGTCAATGCGATTATTGTTTTTGGCCATCGTTTTCATATTCGGTATAACGATGTCTTGTAATAAATC harbors:
- a CDS encoding tyrosine phenol-lyase — translated: MKHIKHSWAEPYKIKMVELLKMTTPSQRKKAMKEAGYNTFLLKSEDVYIDLLTDSGTSAMSDRQWAGMMMGDEAYAGSRNFYHLEEVVKDVYGYKYLIPTHQGRGAENILSKILIKKGDIIPGNMYFTTTRLHQELAGGTFQDIIIDEAHDSENEFPFKGNVDLNKLEALIKKHGAKKIPYVSMATSVNMAGGQPISMKNLKELRALTKKHKIRIIHDMTRVAENAYFIQQKEKGYEHKTIKEIVKEICSYTDGATMSAKKDALVNIGGFLAVNEWDIFEEARNMVVVYEGLHTYGGLAGRDMEAMAIGIGESVSDEHIKARVGQVIYLGEKMLQYDIPIVKPIGGHGIFVDAKKFLPHIKQEQFPAQTLAAEIYLDSGVRTMERGIVSAGRKANGDNYFPKLELVRFTIPRRVYTQAHMDVIAESAARVYEKRQKLNGMKMVYEPKYLRFFQAKFEKI
- a CDS encoding tryptophanase, whose amino-acid sequence is MKTIIEPFKIKSVEPIFFNTEKQRKEILEQAFYNPFLIHSTDVIIDLLTDSGTSAMSSNQWAGIMQGDESYAGSPSFFRFEETVQKITGMPLVIPTHQGRAAEKILFSILGGPGKYFVSNTLFDTTRANIEYSGAIGVDLLCEEGKHPSIPAPFKGNMDVVALKKFIEEKGASNIPLVMITVTNNSGGGQPVSMQNIKDVKAICTSYNIPLYIDACRFAENSYFIKLREAEYAHKSIPEIAHELFSYADGCTMSAKKDAFANIGGFLAMHNKDLAMQCRNLLVITEGFPTYGGLAGRDLEAIAIGLNEVMDENYLQYRIRSIEYLTQKLMAAGVPVMQPAGGHAVYLDAKAMLPHIPVDQYPGQALVGALYLEGGVRGVEIGSLMFGKYDALHKLIPAPLELVRLAIPRRVYTQSHIDYVSEVIIEVFKKRDTIHGLQITEEAPLLRHFTAKLKPI
- the ric gene encoding iron-sulfur cluster repair di-iron protein, yielding MKIEETLTIADIVSKNIKSAHVFKKFGIDFCCGGGISIEKACENKNININELLQELKNIDDFLVPSQNYNLWELDFLIDYIINNHHTYVKNSLTLIDEYASKVSKVHGTSYPEVVQIENIFKHVAEELKSHMAKEEMVLFPYIKNCVVADKNHSQKPIPPFGPILNPIHMMQQEHEQVGNMLKEIDQLSNHYNPPIGACNTFKALYAKLDEFEQDLHIHVHLENNILFPKATLLEISLTQKF
- a CDS encoding Rrf2 family transcriptional regulator, whose protein sequence is MKVLSKATIYGLRALIYVATKSDGDRYVNIGEISTELDISFHFLTKTFQVLTQNGILESHRGPHGGVLLKKPMDQIFLIDLVHILEGQDFFSKCLLGLPGCGSKEPCPVHNFWKEVKGSLEIEFRKTSLAFLAENIQKGKMRL
- a CDS encoding cbb3-type cytochrome c oxidase subunit I; translation: MESNGQNGQHEQSGTTATKNMSYIMNTKNWRGPLIFILIISILGVGMIGYQTYVDAPPMTGFKDQNGRVVMDQKTIERGQEVFHNYALMEYGSFFGDGAQRGPDFTAEALHEMTLAMNRFYVEEFKSKTGKDPTASDISQIKEQVKLELKQNHYDKAENIVALSAAQSYALAEVQKYYTDIFIDKNTGSGFPPKDYIKSRQETADLGSFFFWGAWVCVTERPGTNFSYTHNWPYDPGAGNTPTSPVILWSVLGLLAFVLMCGIVLYFIGQYNQLPNKFFKPPKRDLFTIARVAAFKPTPTQRATFKFFFVAILLFFLQVSSGLITINDFLNWLGYIGIHITDDVPVTISRSWHLMLSLYWISTCWIASSIFILPILSKKELPGQLRNINILFVLLFVLVGGSLLGMVMGPLGLMGKMNYWLGHQGWEFVDFGKAYQVLLMGIFILWGIIVYKGIKPAFVKGEPWNLPNWIMYSVIGIPLLFLSGFVAKPETNFVIADFWRWMVVHMWVEAFFEVFITVIVSYLMVLMGLVSRQAAIRVVYFATILFLGTGLLGISHNFYWNAKPVATMALGSVFSTLQFVPLILLTVEAWRFKNMPTMAVGDVAHSELQGFGFPAVFKFLIAVNFWNFFGAGVLGIIINLPIMNYFEHGTYLTVNHAHAALMGVYGNISIAALLFASRLIIKDHRWNDKVVNFSFWSINAGLMLMVVLDLFPAGSIQFKAVVEQGLWYGRSSEFMDFGVFKSLTWLRGIGASVFFFGGVIPLTWFIVSRINSLKSKTYDIQLMDEVITPQLADVSVNEEVVNV
- a CDS encoding ribonucleoside triphosphate reductase; amino-acid sequence: MIKLVIKRNGAYHPYLSFKIEDAIQKAFQGQKQKTDIHVLNAVFKKLEEKSIWAVEDIQDIIEKELFDKHHFETMRAFMLHRHTRKMQREHVGGLNQDTTYIDCSQTIEEYVFQKDWRINANANTSYSSAGLINNVAGKVIANYWLDKVYSKEEGFAHRNADLHIHDLDCLTGYCAGWSLRILLNDGFNGVRGRVESKPPSHFREALGQMANFLGILQSEWAGAQAFSSFDTYLAPYVFKDNLSFDEVLKAIRSFVYNLNVPARWGQSPFTNITLDWVVPEDLKEQIPTKNNRHLFENIKSNDLMIKAKAIGVDHLTDLSYKHFQKEMNIINKAYYTVMTEGDSNGQPFTFPIPTVNITEDFDWYGENTDLLFENTAKVGSSYFQNFIGSQYTYDQQGNKLENPNAYKPNAIRSMCCRLQLDLRELLKRGNGLFGSAEMTGSIGVVTINMARLGYLFKGDKEGLINRLDQLLDFAKSSLEKKRLFIQELFDRGLYPYTKRYLPHLRNHFSTIGVNGINEMIRNFSDDKYNIIHHEGYEFSIQVLDHIRKRITSFQEESGNLYNLEATPAEGTTYRFAKEDKKRYPDILQAGHNENVYYTNSSQIPVNHTDDPFEALMLQDEMQCKYTGGTVLHLYMREKVSSPEACRNLVRKVISNFRLPYITVTPVFSVCKTHGYLSGEHSYCPACDDILLNSLLTDLKTQKNG
- a CDS encoding anaerobic ribonucleoside-triphosphate reductase activating protein, whose protein sequence is MSKPIYHITPFTLLDYPDKTACIIWFAGCNMRCKYCYNIDIVKGKGHFRYEDVLPFIESRKNLLDGVVLSGGECTMHADVIPFVEDIKKRNMLVKVDTNGSNPKVLEKLLSANLVDYVALDFKALAKNFYHVTQSDLFTKFEKSLNILLSASIPFEVRTTFHSTLLELDELISMVHYLGNKKYKGIYYIQHFLNHCETLGDVGNDYRRVRVEDLKSDLVHVVVRN